One Pieris napi chromosome Z, ilPieNapi1.2, whole genome shotgun sequence DNA window includes the following coding sequences:
- the LOC125062135 gene encoding uncharacterized protein LOC125062135 — MDKNRSKFTAQAKDKSKGTTQRAKGDCFETKSSSHTQYYRKKNHAEAFERITIAEYCGKSESISGSSKSYHCVHGPEGKQYTEKGLLKRNLLKQLDPIPTERAWNDECPPALGKELIKMLVLLVSDPEIDHQMERFENHLRDFARTTCHGYYVDSLDEVCVILYFLVENIGKKQNLYEALTLLLRNMEKPIRLNASSDVITYFETLQKYFGFIGYLLIQLADDELFDIVSRALIWQLSTPDVKRHGAAQLRHTLAAAPLYLYQTLVRMLCLSSHHRYPTFLQAALLLAYDSTDNCLIMMKESIIENIFYRFNPYYPHRDLPEYDINPLNPQDINIKLGDSTIHISITISLLLILSKTLLDLLNQNRKQILLLPCPNEYAQRCFLWAFRYECRARDHKHERLTLAVIANTLLKCYGERLTLFASIFMSDILSLSVLTEVPTRHEWMRSVNLNTKQMDVEFKKTLICFSVDFIKTFKYSAFTIESEHWLLGLMYLIDPGLCCLRAKWSPALFAELRKVALQALVCTIPCMPSNLVRKYGLIRRLMWYIEWYAEVPYELPVLYWCTRVLQVSIQGDCLPRYESIHDLFETHGIIILMHLCYTLLSQKLPPIERSQVVIAVCLQLLTGAVKINESINCCVYPEIKWPISTGRLSQKMLDDVLYSLENNFIISDKWIVSIVDFIWEAIVWKKKYREYFIAHNGLYKLLDLITMTKPPIQCIALAVVCDIVRSGEAIGQLVTWRAAIGASNVSPNVVKRGSNIAGLLAAVFRNECLSTQVAINDLGVLQNLDYPILSTSLKEIMIEKINNAETLRTICPECCFIASDLAGSRLSKAYAILQLLSEDLSYKVNLADEAYNLYKNIQLSPEEETILVLCSHFLTIKLNECWFETKARSKRFLPQDEEAFEEFIQISNGWAKEIKRLQEDVITKDIHKDLRHESSLYDFLARVRLNIALDALREVRCVARSADRSQMVHAMLHDAVQAHHRRTKAARQLNTTVLRTFGPALDDQNITGQYVKVYSIFPKNKPKPKEDFSSA; from the exons ATGGATAAAAATCGATCAAAATTCACCGCACAAGCGAAAGATAAGTCTAAAGGTACAACTCAAAGAGCAAAGGGAGATTGTTTTGAAACTAAAAGTTCGTCCCATACCCAGTactacagaaaaaaaaatcacgcGGAAGCCTTTGAAAGGATAACAATTGCTGAATATTGTGGAAAATCCGAATCTATATCAGGCTCGTCTAAATCATATCACTGTGTTCACGGACCTGAAGGAAAACAGTATACAGAAAAAGGACTTCTAAAGAGGAACTTATTAAAGCAATTAGATCCTATTCCAACAG AGCGTGCCTGGAATGATGAGTGTCCACCGGCTCTTGGTAAGGAATTGATTAAAATGTTGGTGCTCCTCGTATCAGATCCAGAAATAGATCACCAAATGGAGAGATTTGAAAACCATCTAAGAGATTTTGCAAGAACCACCTGCCATGGATAT TATGTCGATAGCCTAGACGAAGTTTGTGtcatcttgtattttttagttgAAAATATTGGGAAAAAGCAAAACCTTTATGAAGCACTAACTCTTTTACTACGGAATATGGAGAAACCAATACGCCTCAATGCCTCGTCTGATGTTATAACTTATTTCGAAACTTTACAAAAGTACTTCGGATTTATTG GCTACTTGTTGATACAACTAGCAGACGACGAACTCTTTGATATTGTATCAAGAGCACTGATTTGGCAACTGTCAACCCCTGACGTGAAGCGGCATGGGGCAGCGCAACTTCGCCATACTCTTGCAGCTGCCCCACTTTATCTTTATCAGACTTTAGTGAGAATGCTCTGCCTCTCCTCACACCACAGATATCCTACGTTTCTACAAGCAGCTCTTCTTCTAGCATACGACTCGACTGATAATT gcCTCATTATGATGAAAGAGAGTATAATAGAGAACATATTTTATCGTTTCAATCCTTATTATCCACACAGAGACTTACCTGAATATGATATAAACCCTTTGAACCCCCaggatattaatattaaacttg ggGACAGTACTATTCATATTTCCATTACTATTTCGTTGCTTCTTATTCTATCGAAGACATTGTTGGATTTGCTGAATCAAAATCGTAAACAAATACTTCTTCTACCTTGCCCTAATGAATATGCTCAAAG ATGCTTTTTGTGGGCTTTTCGATATGAATGCCGAGCCAGAGACCATAAACACGAAAGACTTACCTTGGCAGTGATCGCTAATACGTTATTAAAGTGCTATGGGGAGAGGCTCACGCTGTTTGCATCAATATTCATGTCTG ATATATTGTCATTATCGGTGTTAACTGAAGTTCCAACAAGGCACGAATGGATGCGTTCTGTTAATTTGAACACTAAACAGATGGAtgtggaatttaaaaaaacacttatttGCTTTTCCGTAGATTTtatcaaaacttttaaatacagTGCATTT ACTATTGAATCGGAACATTGGTTGTTGggattaatgtatttaatagatCCAGGACTTTGCTGTTTAAGAGCCAAATGGTCACCAGCTCTTTTCGCAGAACTACGCAAAGTTGCACTTCAAGCTCTTGTATGTACAATTCCTTGTATGCCATCAAATCTAGTAAGGAAATATGGTCTTATAAGAAG GCTGATGTGGTATATTGAATGGTACGCTGAAGTCCCATATGAGTTGCCTGTGCTGTATTGGTGTACTAGAGTGTTGCAAGTGTCGATTCAAGGAGATTGTTTACCTAGATATGAATCTATACATGATTTATTTGAAACTCATGGCATTATAATTTTGATGC ATCTATGCTATACATTACTTAGTCAAAAGCTTCCACCAATAGAGAGAAGTCAAGTAGTTATAGCCGTTTGCCTCCAACTTCTGACTGGCgcagttaaaataaatgagaGCATTAACTGTTGTGTATATCCAGAGATAAAATGGCCTATTTCTACGGGTAGACTTTCACAAAAAATGTTGGATGACGTCTTGTACTctttggaaaataattttattataagtgatAA GTGGATAGTTTCTATAGTAGATTTTATCTGGGAAGCAATTGTTTGGAAGAAGAAATAtagagaatattttattgctcaCAATGGCTTGTATAAACTTCTTGATCTTATTACG ATGACGAAGCCACCAATTCAGTGTATCGCATTGGCCGTAGTGTGTGACATCGTGAGAAGTGGAGAAGCGATCGGGCAGTTGGTTACCTGGAGAGCGGCTATAGGAGCTTCCAacgtt AGCCCCAACGTTGTCAAGCGTGGGTCCAACATTGCTGGTCTGTTAGCAGCGGTCTTTCGTAACGAGTGTTTATCAACACAAGTAGCTATTAACGATTTGGGAGTATTGCAAA ATTTGGACTATCCCATCTTATCAACCAGCTTGAAAGAAATAatgatagaaaaaataaacaatgcaGAAACGCTTCGGACTATTTGTCCAGAATGTTGCTTTATAGCATCAGATCTAGCAGGATCTCGTCTCTCCAAG GCGTACGCTATTCTTCAATTACTATCGGAAGATCTATCTTACAAAGTTAATTTGGCGGATGAggcatataatttatataagaatataCAATTATCACCAGAAGAGGAG ACTATTTTAGTACTTTGCTCACACTTTcttactattaaattaaatgaatgttGGTTCGAGACGAAAGCTCGGAGCAAAAGGTTTTTACCTCAAGATGAGGAGGCATTTGaagaatttattcaaataagcaa CGGCTGGGCAAAAGAAATAAAGAGACTACAAGAAGACGTAATTACAAAGGATATACATAAA GATCTGAGACACGAAAGTTCCTTATACGATTTTCTAGCGCGCGTGCGATTAAATATTGCATTAGATGCATTGCGTGAGGTGCGTTGTGTAGCACGCTCAGCAGATCGTTCTCAAATGGTGCATGCGATGCTTCACGATGCTGTCCAGGCGCACCATCGCCGTACTAAAGCCGCTAGGCAATTAAATACAACAGTGTTACGAACGTTTGGACCGGCGCTTGATGATCAG AATATTACTGGTCAGTACGTTAAAGTATACAGTATCTTTCctaaaaataaaccaaaacCAAAGGAAGATTTTTCGTCAGCATAA